One window of Desulfobacca acetoxidans DSM 11109 genomic DNA carries:
- a CDS encoding pseudaminic acid biosynthesis-associated methylase: protein MPETPQLKMWQGDFGEQYAERNEFADWKLDIGKRVFRRILKDLEFGSVLEVGSNIGMNLWFMNELFKGRIKLGAVEPNRKAFERLTTQTYMQISEAYNCSVFDMPLPDASIDLVFTSGVLIHIGPDDLERAVDEIFRVARRYILCIEYFSHSPVEVTYRGHQGLLFKRDFGAFYLDRFPNLKWLDYGFLWQREFPIFDNLNWWLFQKKPGC from the coding sequence ATGCCGGAAACACCGCAACTAAAGATGTGGCAGGGTGATTTCGGCGAACAATATGCGGAACGCAACGAATTTGCGGATTGGAAACTTGATATCGGAAAAAGAGTTTTTCGCCGTATCCTGAAAGACTTAGAGTTCGGATCAGTTCTTGAAGTCGGCAGTAACATCGGAATGAATCTATGGTTTATGAACGAACTGTTCAAGGGTAGGATAAAACTCGGCGCCGTAGAACCGAATCGAAAGGCCTTTGAAAGATTAACCACCCAGACCTATATGCAGATTAGTGAGGCCTACAATTGCAGCGTCTTCGATATGCCTCTGCCTGACGCAAGTATTGACCTGGTTTTCACCTCCGGAGTTTTGATCCATATCGGACCGGATGACTTGGAACGAGCAGTGGACGAGATATTTCGGGTAGCCCGAAGATATATCCTCTGCATCGAATATTTTTCCCATTCTCCGGTCGAAGTCACCTATAGAGGCCATCAGGGTTTGCTTTTTAAGAGGGATTTCGGAGCCTTCTATCTTGACCGGTTCCCTAATTTGAAATGGCTGGACTACGGCTTTCTCTGGCAGCGCGAATTTCCCATTTTTGATAATTTAAACTGGTGGCTGTTTCAGAAAAAGCCCGGTTGTTGA
- a CDS encoding surface carbohydrate biosynthesis protein — MAKTVVILVDNKKRDLPGAALVAHHLETRFHLKCVLQPLESWRSCLAAFKPNYILFNHLTASHLAYFSIRLRDMGILVGVLPNEGINYNQDDLEFNAGRYHSYAHIDQFFCWNEFHKKALMTIMNLNEENIFIVGVPRFDYYFEPWINIFFNPQRVVSHKPHLLVCTNFVFAQYKDLPKIDADRHFSPWKDRLPSYSNYWEFIEVNARSRARFFDFLNTLITRTDYSLDLKPHPSEDHEPYKKWFKGLSPAHKERISLRLRETIFELLPACHLEISCERCTTALESWILGKPTIELVFDRHPLFFDEATSRCNRLCDDPEKLPDLVGEILAHPRQEDLRENRQLHLATWCTSPAGDSSLKVARCIAEALEKQPDPGFNLNLEDRRRALKLKVKNFLGLAYGSNPWKVLWSLMPWVKPYFLESKYITPSDVIRWQDKIRQAESGIPRI, encoded by the coding sequence ATGGCAAAAACAGTCGTTATTTTAGTTGACAATAAAAAAAGAGATCTTCCCGGGGCGGCCCTTGTGGCGCATCATTTGGAAACGAGATTTCACCTCAAGTGCGTTCTGCAACCACTGGAGTCCTGGCGTTCCTGCCTGGCTGCTTTTAAACCGAACTATATCCTGTTCAACCACCTGACGGCAAGCCACTTAGCCTATTTTTCCATTAGATTAAGAGACATGGGCATTTTAGTAGGAGTGCTTCCCAACGAAGGTATCAACTATAATCAGGATGACTTGGAATTTAACGCCGGCCGATACCACAGTTATGCCCATATCGACCAATTCTTCTGTTGGAATGAGTTTCATAAAAAAGCCTTAATGACAATCATGAACCTTAATGAAGAAAATATTTTTATAGTAGGGGTACCCAGATTTGATTATTACTTTGAGCCTTGGATAAACATATTCTTCAATCCCCAAAGAGTTGTCTCTCATAAGCCTCATCTGCTAGTCTGCACTAATTTTGTTTTTGCGCAATATAAGGATTTACCGAAAATTGACGCCGACCGGCATTTTAGCCCCTGGAAAGACAGATTACCTTCCTACAGTAATTATTGGGAATTTATTGAAGTAAATGCCAGATCCAGAGCCAGATTTTTTGATTTCTTGAACACTCTGATAACGCGAACCGACTACAGCTTAGATCTCAAGCCACACCCGTCAGAAGATCATGAACCTTACAAAAAGTGGTTTAAAGGACTGTCTCCTGCTCACAAGGAAAGGATATCCCTACGCCTTCGGGAAACGATATTCGAACTGCTGCCAGCATGCCACCTGGAAATCTCTTGTGAACGATGCACTACGGCTTTGGAATCCTGGATTTTAGGCAAACCCACCATTGAGCTAGTTTTTGACCGACACCCGCTTTTTTTTGATGAAGCAACCTCAAGATGTAACCGCCTCTGCGATGATCCGGAGAAATTGCCGGATCTGGTTGGTGAAATACTCGCCCATCCACGCCAGGAGGACCTCCGGGAAAACCGTCAATTACATCTGGCCACATGGTGCACCTCGCCGGCAGGTGATTCATCCTTGAAGGTAGCCCGATGTATTGCCGAGGCCTTGGAAAAACAGCCGGACCCTGGGTTTAACCTCAACCTCGAAGATCGGCGGAGGGCCTTGAAACTAAAGGTGAAAAATTTCCTCGGACTGGCTTATGGCAGTAATCCCTGGAAAGTACTGTGGAGTCTGATGCCTTGGGTAAAACCCTACTTCCTGGAATCCAAGTATATCACTCCGAGCGATGTCATACGGTGGCAAGATAAGATAAGGCAGGCGGAATCGGGGATACCTCGAATTTAA
- a CDS encoding glycosyltransferase family 4 protein has translation MKVLCVQKRAGKAGAQVCLAKTVRTLRKLSIDVKVLMGERGWLTDRLTEMDALAGISPFPSFRSPLSKWVKIGRLADYVKEVWQHQGPFQLIHANDIWEALLAEWLAKRWQVPWLMHLRTLPTQPLYLKYHGDRAQAVIAVSPLIHETVRQWPHKRLAYIPEGLDEEDWLPVKNEECPFPQQIGVIGHDGELKGWRDLAAAMQRVQKSGGQLPIRITFFGKAEISSQLVLRHMLPVELDVVFQGHVENNLNSLLRQQDLIVLPSRQESFGMAVIETIAAGIPLLASRTGIVPEIMGESSPWTFIPGDSDSLVRTWIHLSAVWPQRLAYLETWRKKVSNKFMISNNTMTLIKLYETSASQEDITSWQKQSLF, from the coding sequence ATGAAGGTCCTGTGTGTCCAGAAAAGGGCTGGCAAGGCGGGGGCGCAGGTCTGTCTGGCAAAAACTGTCAGGACCTTGCGGAAGTTAAGCATCGACGTCAAGGTGCTCATGGGTGAGAGGGGCTGGCTAACCGATAGATTAACCGAGATGGATGCCTTGGCCGGGATCTCCCCATTTCCCTCATTCCGTTCTCCTCTCTCAAAATGGGTCAAGATCGGTCGGTTGGCGGATTATGTGAAGGAAGTCTGGCAACATCAGGGTCCTTTCCAGTTAATCCATGCCAATGATATCTGGGAGGCCCTGCTGGCCGAATGGCTGGCCAAAAGATGGCAGGTCCCTTGGCTCATGCATCTTCGCACCCTCCCCACGCAACCGTTGTACTTGAAGTATCACGGAGACCGCGCTCAGGCCGTTATTGCCGTATCCCCTCTGATCCATGAAACTGTGCGGCAGTGGCCTCATAAACGCCTGGCATATATTCCCGAGGGATTAGATGAAGAAGATTGGCTGCCGGTAAAAAATGAGGAATGCCCCTTTCCCCAGCAGATAGGGGTCATCGGACATGACGGCGAGCTCAAAGGTTGGCGGGATCTGGCTGCGGCGATGCAAAGAGTCCAGAAAAGTGGTGGACAACTTCCGATCCGGATCACATTTTTTGGCAAGGCCGAAATATCTTCACAACTCGTACTGCGGCACATGCTGCCTGTGGAGCTAGATGTTGTTTTTCAGGGGCATGTGGAAAATAATTTAAACAGTCTGCTCCGCCAACAAGACTTGATCGTATTACCTTCCCGGCAGGAAAGTTTTGGGATGGCCGTCATCGAAACTATTGCGGCCGGTATACCGCTGTTGGCCAGCCGCACCGGCATCGTTCCCGAAATCATGGGGGAAAGCTCCCCCTGGACGTTTATACCTGGGGATTCGGACAGTCTGGTCCGAACTTGGATACACCTGTCTGCCGTCTGGCCGCAAAGATTGGCCTATCTTGAGACCTGGCGTAAAAAAGTAAGCAATAAATTCATGATATCCAACAATACTATGACGCTCATCAAACTTTATGAAACTTCAGCCTCTCAAGAGGATATTACTTCATGGCAAAAACAGTCGTTATTTTAG